Genomic segment of Nilaparvata lugens isolate BPH chromosome 6, ASM1435652v1, whole genome shotgun sequence:
AACAAaaacagagaaaaaataatgttgCCTCTGTAGAGTTTGAGAGAAGATTAGAAATTGCCAGAAAGTAAAGCCTTTGAAATTGTTTGGGAGTATGATTACATGCTGGAGAGTTTGtgttctctttctctcattctgTCCAGAGAGAAAAATTTCCATTTTAAATATTTGCAGCTAGATATAATTTATTAGGGGCTCACAAGTGCGGCTCTACTGTCTCTGTTCTGCACGATGAATGCTAATAGAGCTACAGGTCATCTCAAGTGGAATATTTTAAATTAGCTTCATTCTTCATTTGGAAATACTCGAAGCAGTAGACAACTCGCGATTCTATAGAAGCCACGTGCCTTTGCCTAGAAGTAATTTATATGGCACAAGTTTCCTGTCTCAGGTAAAGTTTGTACAATCTTAGGAACTGATTGGAGCTTCAACTTGCAAGCTTCAGAACTCATAACAATTATACTTTGACTCAAGAGGAAACATTACTCTTCTTCCTCACCTGCAATATTAATCTATCTTTACTGCagcaattattgtactttgttCTATTTCTTGAAAAAGTAGAACCGACTAACTTGATATTTTGATTGATCTTCAGTTTAGTGTGCAGCAGAAATAATGGTGAATTTGTGAGATCCAATTCAATTGATATTAGTCATCTTCAAGAATGGTAATATAGTGTTACCATTgttgaaaattgttttttttccttGAAGAGGTTGCAAAGAGTTCAGGAATGATGAATTTCAGTAAACACTGATGCAATAGcctatttatatcaatatatgAACGTTGGAGCCTTGCACCAACATTCATGGGCAAGATTCATGGGCACCAACATTcaaaggcgggatgcacaccggagaaacgcatttcgtgaagccctcttccatgaaacttgtttcatgcaatccgtttcactcgcgcatgcatacaaaagaaacgttccctgattaatcttatcagtcgattgcgggCAACTTTCGTTGCACGTTTCCTTAAACTTTTTTCACGAATCGCGTTTCTCctgtgtgcatcccgcctaacTCTCAATAAATCTTCTAAATTTACACTTTCTATGACAGTAATAACATCGCAACTTCTattaatgttaatgtttaatgttatcTTTGGTAATgtaattttccaataaatattagAATGAGGAAACCCCAAATGACATTAGGTCTAAGGTTGAGTAAAAAACTAGGGTAAGTTATATTTATCACTGACAGTTTAATTCCATTCGGATTAGAGAATGCTTTAGAGAATAGCTTCAATAGCTTTTCAATTGTTGGAACTTTTCTGTTGAGAAGATTGTATAAAGTATAATATCTCAAGAATGAGATAAAAATCCACAAGTACCcttcaaaaattttcatttactcaccacaacatgttttgattttttatagCCATTTACAAGTgggaaaaattatttccatactATAAGGAAAAGTGCATATTTAAACTACATCTGTAGGCCGTTTTGATATTTCAGATGATATTGGAAATGGGAAAGCCTGCACGTAAATTGGAATCAGTTTACTTGTTGAAGTAGCTCATGAAACTCTGTTTCAAActgaatggaaaaaatattgcAGTATCCAATACCAACCAATAAAGAAATGAGTTCTACTTGATTGGATTACAGCGAGTAGCGCTGAAAGGAAAAATGCACAAGCCAATCAAATACGATGGTCGCTCGAGCTGTTGCAGAAATTAAGTGATGAATATTTCCGCTGTCTGGAGCGTAGACTGGAATGGGGAAATAGGAAATGGAAAGGTCGTTGCTATCTGGATGGATCGACGACTAGAAGCAATTGTTTTTGTTTCTATCGACTTTTCATATTTTGTTTACTCCGACACTCGCACACAGCCACACACTCACCCACAACTGAACTGGAAAAGACACACAGCAAAAATGATTCGAGCGAAATGAAGAGAGGATTTCTGGCTCCAGTTCATATGTATTGTCTACAATGGCACTTGTTTACTTTCTGCCAGAAGCCAGATTGTTTTCACCGGCACGAATTTCGGCGCGCTGTTGACATTTTCTGTGTTGTACAGCTCCATAAAAGCGTATCTTCCCCGTTTGCAGTGCTCAAGCACTAATAACATTAGATCGCTCCAAATTTATAGCTTGTTCCTACGTCTCCTTGATAGACTCACTTGAGAGAGATAGCTCAAGCAAGCATTCACCTGAGCGGAAGAACTTGGCGAAATAGggaaaaaataagtaaaaaacTATTAGGTATTAGCAAATAGCAAATTTTTAATAGAGGAAAAAACATGAATGGGAATTATATTTGGTAATAGAAATGTTATATTAGGAAGAAAGGTATACAAGGTATAAAAAGGTACGTATATAAAGGTATATAAGGTAGAATTCTATTAGGAAGAAAGGTAAGGGAATgtagaaataaggaaaaatagaTGTGAAGTAGAAGAAAACAGAGAAAATTGAGAGGAACATAAACACAGGTCATGAATCAGGTTgtaagagagaaatagagaatcAAGACTttaatcaagtaatattaaagGCATGAGTATGTTCTTATCAAAATGGAGAACAttataaagaataattatttcttcaacaattcaaatattcaaaatattttgaccCCAGACTGTGACACTTTCGGTTCTAGAAATTATAAAACACAGTAGGCTCCATTAAAATAcagatcaataatattttttctagaacactatagaaaatcaaattAGACTTTCCTgtgaaatcaataattgattccgGTTATGATGAGAAGATTTAGCTAGAttgaaaaatagtatatttGAGAGAATAATCCTAAATGATAAAATTTCTTCAAAGTTTTGAGAAACACAATAATATTGCACTAGTGTAGCCTATAATGTTACCATACATCATCTTTCAAAATTTAAGCCTACCACTGTGAATATAAATCGTTCGTGTTGATAAAAGTTGATATTACAGTATGGTTGGCATACGAAGTCCGAGTTTGTATGGGCAGCATGACAAAACTTGCAAACAAATTAGGTAGAACTTTTCCTATTCGTATTCACTGTCAACCCTTTCTTGTTGGAAAAATCGTCCATACTTCCAATATTGTATAGGCATTCAGTAAAGATATCAAGTATTTCCTTAGTTtttaagataataattattcaaatgaattcCTGAGCTATCAACTTCGCACAAGTCTCCAGTTGAAGAGAGTTTACCATTTTCAGAGTTTGTACGGAAAGTTTGCTAGGAAGATGGGAAAGATTGCATAATAATTTGCGACAAACTTCTCCAATATTCGCACACTTCCCAGAATCAGACTTGCATTGCAGCAAATTGTTCAGAACAAAATATGATTCTTCATTTTATATTGCTTGTGAACAACGATCATTGAACATTTATATAGAAGTCGTCTTCAACAACCTGTTATTTCTATGTTATGATACCCAATTTGACAAACTTCACTGCTAAagtaatgaaatgaaataaaaattagtaaaatgaaaataacaaataacttCAATAGAAATAAGGCCTTTAATCATTTTTAAtagtaatacaaatttttaaatttacataTAGAGATATAAGTATAAGAAAATGCCattacacaatacaatatacaaataaaacattttgaaGGAATACAAATACTGTATAGGCAAGAGAGAGaggattatattatttttctacataGTTCATCACTTATAACTAACAAAAATAAGATACATGGAGAAGAAGctacaaataaaaaagttatattcATACTTTGagacttataataattatttaccttgattcttttaatttattttcaacacaCATTAGACAAACTGAGATCACAATGTGATATCGCAGCCTTAATAGAAATTACTATTGgctattgaaaaaattacagaaatttcTCAATGGATTATACTCATGAAATACGGAAGATAACATTAAATCTGAATAGATGTATTTTCATTCTGGGAACCGACATTCCTTGTAATATCCATTCACTTGAAGCGCCTGTTCGTAatgatttatttttagttttcttaAGTGAAGAATTCTTGTttcgataatttttttttaaaaatttccgAACTAAAAGAGAATTCTAgtatattttaaaaaacttgaatgaCAATTGTTTTAGAAatgtattaatattttgaattatagctcattttattcaataaaaatgataaaacaaataTCAAGGATACACTGACTGTAATTCGTTTTCCAATAAATAAGGATTATACGCTTTTGAGGTACAGTCTAtataatatttcacattttacaACATGTTTCATAGGAGAGTGTCTATTAATATTCCATGAACTAATGATTGCTAGCATTCAGTGGCCTTCGAAAGGAAATtttccttcaataaaaaaatttacaaCCATTCAGGGAAGAAAAACTTGGTAGCTCTCCTAGCTAATACAAAGGAGAAGCATTGACGTGCTAAATCCATGAAAACGGGTTGACGTGTCAGAGTCATTAACTTTTAAAGGCTTGGCAATATCTCTAAAGACATGTCAGAAAGCACTCACTGTTATAGGAAAAAATCtcggagggagagagagagagagttagaaaGATAGAATATTTACACAGGTGTGTACACTTCAGATAGCCGAAGAACACTCCCCAAGTTGTCAACGTAGTCTATGAAAGACATAAAACAgctaaatttaaatattacacCATGATACTCTTCTACTTTGTTCGGTGAGGTGATTTGAGCAATGACAATTCCAAAATAGCGCTGACAACATTTCTAAACTCGAGCTATTAATCTAATGACTTACCTTACCTAGCcttcattcataaaatataatgtacACACCTATATATAGTGCGATAGCATTGGTTTCTATTCAACCAATAATGACAGTTATGAGTAGATCTcccttcatttttttctaattttaaacAACGAATTTATACAGTATTGGATCACTGTCGCAGGAATTTACTGCTTCACTACTTAAAAATACACTGATAAATTACTGCTATTACATTTCATTCCAAATAATACATAGAATTTGCCTATAAACACCTGATGTAGCCTTTTTTTGAGCAAAATTTGGAAAATCCGTCTCATCATGACGAATATTTTCAACCTATGATATGATAATATAACATTCAAAagcaattattaatttattttcattcagcATAGTAGGTAATAATGTTAATTGGACAATGTATTATCACGATTGAGTAAAAGCAATTCAAacttaatttcaaatgaaatgagGATGGAATTCATGACCACATTTCATACATCTATATCATTTCGATTGAAATAGGATGAATTAAATCCATGACTTTGATTTCATACATCTGTATGTATAGCGTTCCATTGcaataaattatcatgatattgtttttaaaatactatattgtttttatttaatcagGTAGTCAATAAAACTAATTATCATAATGTTATCTGTTACAGGAAGTGACACTTGAAGCTAAAGTTGACGAGAAGAGTGGCAAGACGTGGACGAACTCTTCATCCACATTCATTCCAGAGATAATGAGTGTGGTGAGAATAGAGCACTGCGACATGGTGAAGATAGGAGAGCGCGCGTTCGCGCATGCAGCCGCACTCAGGCAAGTCAACTTGACTGGCATCGGGCAGCTGCAACTGGCAGAGCAGTCGTTCAACTGGCACCACAACATCGACCTCGACGAGGGACAGCAAGCCGGGTTGGCTGTCGAGATTTCACACACCTACCTCCCCTTAATTCCTAGCTACGCATTGAAAGGCACCATTCTGACAATCAAGTTGAACAATGTGAGTGTAGACACAGTGCAGCCGTTCGCGTTTGCATCGCTGGTGGACACTGAGCGAATCGACGTGGTCAATAGCAGAGTGAAGAACTTTGAGGGCCAAGCGTTCAAGAAGTTCTCAGTGCAGCGGTTGATGTTCTCCGGATGCAGCCTCCCAGTCTTACCATCCAGGTCCTTCGTGGATTTGGAGGTAAGAGGTGAGCTTCGTTTCGAACAAGTGCACTTCGATTCGATACGAACTCTGGCGGTGAAGATCCGAGGCACACAGCAGTTCACTATGACGGGCTGTCACGTGGGCAGAATGGAGAAGGAGTCGATATCAGTGCGCACCGAGGGTCACGTCACCATCAGGAACAATGTCTTCAACACTGTCATGGCCAACTCTCTGGGAGGGATGACGGTTGAGGCGCTCAACCTGAGCCACGATGGCAAACAGGACTTCAACTTCCTCAACAATTCCGTCAGCTTCTTCGAGGAAGGTGCGTTCACATTCAACACGTCCGAGTTCACTCCGAAACTGGGCGACATCACGCTCCTGCACCCGCACTGCTCCTGCCAGAACTCGGACACACTCTCTCACGCCATACTCTACACATCGGCCGACGGCCTCAGGCAGCCTCCCATCGACGCCACCAGCTTCATCTTCTGTCAAGAGAAGCCCAACCGATTCATCTCCGTCAAACAGTTCAACAAAAGCAACTGCCAGGAGATGTTCATCAAACGCTATCTACTGATTATTGTCTTCTTCCTCACCGTACTAGTTGCTTGTTCTGGTACATTCTATTACATCTGTAGGATTCGTGTGAAGAGGTACATCGATGTGCCGAATAACAGTACTGATGGCAAAGTTTCGTTCAAAGCAGGGACAAAGCTGCCCATTATGGTTGTGCCTGATGGAAGGACTTATCGTGAAACTGAGCTGCATGTCATTGATGAGCAGGTCGAGCCTATAGTCGAATACATTCCACCTCATGGTGCCAAAAACTAGTCATTAAGTATCTTACtactagtatattattatatgatcTCTTATCAATTTAAACCATGTCACGTGTAAAGAATGGATATACCCACTTATActtctttcaattttaatttttccaacATTTGGCTCATGCTGAATTACAATAAGCATAAAAATTACATACAGATTCATAAAAAATAGTAAGAAAATCATAAGGATTTTCAAGAAACTCGGATACGATCTAATGCAAATGTAAtgacattataattatatggaaTATCAAAAAGTAGACTGCTTTAATATTCCATTATATTTGTTATTTCATGTCTTCaatgaatataatgaatttaatattgGATATAATAAAACCACACATTAGTCAGAACtgagcaaataataataataataatagtcaaTTGTATCCAAATATTTCATGCATTCACAAGAATGAGATTTAAAAACTGAGAACTCTTAATTAGAAGTAATATATCACAGACTTTGGTAAGAAAGGCGAAGAAGATATGAAGTAGGTACAGATAAAAAAGTATAAGATACTAATAGGTAAATGGtaaacatttataaattatcatttgaaaacacagttcttgagatattgtatcctgtatagttattgACGCTATGTTAACATAGTTCATAGAGGATCATgactgtattattatattattgagaaacaGAAGTAATGATACccttttaattcatttttttgctACCTGGTTAATAAAGGCACATTCATGTAAACTTCTAAAAAGTATCTGGACTGTAATCAGTGTGTTTAATTCCAATTTTATTGAACGTaatctcaaaaattattattcaatgtgaCCTCAATTCAATCTAAAATTTCTCATAACAAAATTGAAACCTACTAAATTTACATTTATTAGTATAAGTCAACCCAGTATTAGCCAAAGCAGTGATGTGATCTCactataattttaaatattgattacaatatgaatagaataatcattattgtatAGAAGTTGTATATAACATGTcttaatcaaatatatttaatgAAAGTTTCTCGACAGTAGACACTATTTCATTCTGTTTTGCATTATTTGCATTAAATTAATTGTTGGaaaatagacaataatttttgaatctTTCAATCAACATTGAATATAGGTGACAAAAATTAAAGCTTTACAGATATTGATTGAGAAACTAGAACCCTTTGACGATAGAAAGCCGTAAATATAATTTACTCTTCATGAAAGAAACTACACTCATTATTTATTAAGAAGTTGGGTTTCACACCTAACTTGAAAAGAAAAAGCTTTAAAgaattcaagtttcagataaaaattcaattttataataagtttAGTTTTCAAACTTGGTCTTGTCCATGCCAATCACGGGGCTACTGATGAACCACCAGTAAGATAAAGGATAAACAGAGCTTAGTAAAACAACACTACTGATTCCAATTGTCCAGTCGAGAAACTCCCAACAAGTTTCTCGAGTAACGTTCTTGGAGAAGAGCCCGCTCAATAAAAGTTTAACCCTATCAAATCCAGCTACCAACTTCAGCAGTTCTGTACTTATCAACTCTGGTCTGGCGAGTAGAGTTTATTTgcttttcttcaatttcacaTGTCATAAAGTTAAAGTACAAATCAGACTTAAAAATAAAAACCTTTTAGGAATACTTCTATTAGGatcaaattatataattcaattcgAAAAACACATTATTATTTTGCCGATAACATGAATCATGAAAAGTGTTTGTGGAAACATCTCATTCGTGTCAACTAAAGTATTGTGAGAATCAGCCTATCTGATTCATAACTATGTGACTtactgaaaaaatattcattctagAAGGGACTGTTGAATGAATAAGTTTGATCAAAAGAATCCCTAATGATAAGATTACAACGTAAAGAAccttaaaaaattgaaaataacaatgtttAAGAAgatataacaaaaataaaagcTTAATTGTGTAGTTGAGTGGTTGAGTACTTGTCCAAAACCATTGAAttataaagaaatattataatcaaatcaTGATTCACTTTTTCAATGACAATCAGATTGAATTTGTTTTACAAATTGACAGTTGTATGTATTGACATACTTTATTCAAGTGGAATgcacaattgaaatattatgtgaGCAAATAATTCccttgaaaattatttgaatagcaaatacaataattctGTTTTATCTGGCAAGAGACTTATCTAAGAGCTGAGACTTTATGGAATGCGTAATGAATCATCATTCCAATATCATAGAAAGAATAATCTTCATAAATAATACATGACAGATATGACTCAGGATATGACAGATAATATACTGCATGAAAAATACAgcattttctattgttttcatATATTTCAGAGATCACTTCATTCAAGGAAATTGGTTTACGTTTATAAGCATAGAAAACTAGTTTCTATATGATAGTCTTCTTAACATGATAAactcaactattattattaccaccaatattgtagaacaaaacaaaataatgttcCACCGATTTGTATATAATATTCTGTACTAATGTACGATTTGTATTTATTAAGATGATAGAATACCGAATTGATGTACAATTTAATCAATCATTCCATTAAACAATGAAGAGAGGAtgtgttgatttttttattaacaGCATTTATCCCAATTCGATTTAACGGTAAGCTATACCAGAGCAGGTTCCTTCAAGCGAACTGACAATAATGCATATCACAAGCATGAACGAAATTTATACATGAAAAAAGTAAGAAGTGTCTTTATTTTGCACAGACTTGTGCTTTCTAGCTCAGTGTGAGAGAAATCAATAAAGTATGAATCATGTGACTGAATTGAAATGTTCTAGATTAGAAGAtcttctttcaatttcatcgataatgattaattttcaaGATCGTAGACCTAAATTAGAATTTTTGAAAAGGATGATTTCCAGACGGAAGAAAAATGACGATTAGAAGGACGAATGGAACTTCAGTTTCTGGTGGGATCCGAATCACATAAGGATGATCTTGAAAGTACATGAATGGTGAGTAGAAAGGTCGGCCACTCTTCCAGCAAGAAAATCTAGCTAGCGGCACTTctttaaaaaaatttgaaacaatcgATAAGCGAAAAGATACAGCTAACACCACTGGGTCTCATATTCCCCAATTTGTACAGCAAATTGATTTGCACGGTTTAGTTGATTAGTATTATGTTAGTGTAGCGGAATGATGGAAAGATGCACATCCACCAGAATCACAGATAAATGCACAGATAAATCGCTCCCTTCTCACTAGAGAAGGATGAATTCCCACAGAACATGCAAATACCATAACCAATTTTAATAAGTCAATTAAATCGATACAAAAGACCAACTTTTGTTGAATGCCTAACACTTTGTACCTCAAGATGTAAGAGTAGAAAACCATtctgccattttcaagttaagaAGCCCTTGATCAGCACACCAACAAAACAAAATCCATGCTTAACACGAGAAATTTATACTAGATCAGTTCTGGTTATTGAGGAAAACGTAACTTCAATGTATCTGCTTGGGATTACGTTTAGCAATATACAGCTTACAATCTGTTGATCAGCAACAGCGGAGAGATTTTTGGTTAATACCCcactgatttaaaaaaaaaataaatcagagatGGCAGATGGGACATCTAAATTCTAATACAAACTATCCAAATGGAACGATCAAGAAAACCCCGAAATACGATTCACAAAAGAGGATAATGCTCATTGTACTAAAAGTCCGCTTTCCGGAAAACTTATACTACACTAAATGTCGCGCAATGTGACTCATTCGATCAAATTGATCTCCATGAGAGATTTCCTGATCAGTGACATGTGTTACTACtgtactgattaacttgaaattttgcatttagatTCGCAATTATTTTATcgaagatggttataggcttgttttaaattcttcaagatttcagtgggtcaagttttcagtttgtcaagtttttaattatatttacttttatattttatctttCGGAGCACGAAAGACCTGCGAGTAACAAATTAGGAGCTAGGAAGCTGAGCTGAAATTACACTGAATAACCCAGACCTTTTAAAAAGTTTCTATAGAAATAAGATAAATTGTTCCACAACAGAGAAAAATAACCATAGTACCACCCCACTCAACtgcaaacatttttaaaaataaattctacATGCACACATTTCGATGTTGTTGTAGTGAGTTTAAGAATCTCAGAGTAGAAGCAAGCAGAATGCTAACCTGAATGGAAGAATGGCGTCGAGAGCCTGGTTGACGGTTGGAGGGCTGGCCAGAGCAAAGCCCTTGCTCAGCAGCGTCGAATGCTTCGCGAATATCTG
This window contains:
- the LOC111048495 gene encoding uncharacterized protein LOC111048495, whose protein sequence is MQVSACWGLLALVVASAASSSSSSSVCDLEACSCAGAGHVHCDCRRSQIKEVTLEAKVDEKSGKTWTNSSSTFIPEIMSVVRIEHCDMVKIGERAFAHAAALRQVNLTGIGQLQLAEQSFNWHHNIDLDEGQQAGLAVEISHTYLPLIPSYALKGTILTIKLNNVSVDTVQPFAFASLVDTERIDVVNSRVKNFEGQAFKKFSVQRLMFSGCSLPVLPSRSFVDLEVRGELRFEQVHFDSIRTLAVKIRGTQQFTMTGCHVGRMEKESISVRTEGHVTIRNNVFNTVMANSLGGMTVEALNLSHDGKQDFNFLNNSVSFFEEGAFTFNTSEFTPKLGDITLLHPHCSCQNSDTLSHAILYTSADGLRQPPIDATSFIFCQEKPNRFISVKQFNKSNCQEMFIKRYLLIIVFFLTVLVACSGTFYYICRIRVKRYIDVPNNSTDGKVSFKAGTKLPIMVVPDGRTYRETELHVIDEQVEPIVEYIPPHGAKN